In a single window of the Niabella ginsenosidivorans genome:
- a CDS encoding MBL fold metallo-hydrolase, protein MLFIHRFVFNPFQENTYILYNESGRCIIIDPGFSNKDEQDQFLQYIDENKLEPVYLLNTHCHIDHILGNQFVYDRWGLPLHIHKGELPVLESGPRVAEMYGFEFHPYSGKIVFIDEKEKLLLGSDEIRLLFTPGHSPASLSFYNAENKLLISGDTLFSGSIGRTDLPGGDFNTLEHSIRTRLYTLPDDTHVYSGHGAGTCIGYEKKNNPFVQEL, encoded by the coding sequence ATGTTATTCATCCATCGTTTTGTTTTCAATCCCTTTCAGGAAAATACTTATATTCTTTATAATGAATCCGGCAGGTGCATTATTATAGATCCGGGGTTTTCAAATAAAGACGAACAGGATCAGTTTTTACAATACATTGACGAAAATAAACTGGAACCGGTTTACCTGTTGAACACACATTGTCATATTGATCATATCCTCGGCAACCAGTTTGTTTATGACCGGTGGGGCCTTCCTTTGCACATTCACAAAGGAGAGCTCCCTGTTTTAGAGTCTGGCCCCAGAGTGGCGGAAATGTATGGTTTTGAATTTCACCCTTATTCCGGTAAAATTGTATTTATAGATGAAAAGGAAAAGCTGCTCCTGGGTTCCGATGAGATCAGGCTGCTGTTTACACCAGGCCATTCGCCCGCCAGTTTATCGTTTTACAATGCCGAAAACAAGCTGCTGATCAGTGGAGATACGCTTTTCAGCGGAAGCATTGGCAGAACGGATCTGCCGGGTGGTGACTTCAACACGCTTGAACATTCTATAAGAACCCGGCTTTATACCCTGCCGGATGATACCCATGTTTACAGCGGTCATGGAGCCGGTACCTGCATCGGATATGAGAAAAAAAATAACCCTTTTGTTCAGGAACTATAA
- a CDS encoding RNA polymerase sigma factor gives MANKEFNELLVDNADFLKPFAVNLTKNTESANDLYQETLYKALANSEKYHSGTNIKAWLFTIMRNIFINDYRRNAKRKTILDSTPEDYLINLKQVSVTNTAESSLHEKEIQAAIEGLPETFRVPFRLYFEGYKYQEIAEYLQEPLGTIKSRIHFARKLLKEQIRRY, from the coding sequence ATGGCAAATAAAGAATTTAATGAGTTGTTGGTGGATAATGCGGATTTTTTGAAGCCTTTTGCTGTCAATCTTACAAAGAATACGGAATCAGCTAATGACCTTTACCAGGAAACATTATATAAAGCACTTGCAAACTCAGAAAAGTATCATTCAGGCACCAACATAAAGGCATGGTTGTTTACGATCATGCGGAATATTTTTATCAATGATTACCGGAGGAACGCCAAGCGTAAAACGATCCTGGATAGTACACCGGAAGACTATCTGATCAACCTGAAGCAGGTTTCTGTAACCAATACGGCAGAAAGCTCACTGCATGAAAAAGAGATCCAGGCAGCAATTGAAGGTCTGCCGGAAACGTTCAGGGTTCCGTTTCGTTTATACTTTGAAGGATATAAATACCAGGAAATTGCCGAATACCTGCAGGAACCTTTGGGAACCATTAAAAGCCGTATTCACTTTGCGCGTAAGCTGTTGAAAGAGCAGATACGCAGGTATTAG
- a CDS encoding cupin domain-containing protein: MKPVFIKGGTHIDERGTLLFNNSFDATSVKRIYTIEHTSTSFIRGWMGHEVEHRWFTVLQGCFKIDVLAITDWQQPDLRPEKAVTFILEAESLDVLHIPPGHLFSLQAKESPSRILVMADRLLGADNDEHRYPAEAGRV; this comes from the coding sequence ATGAAACCCGTATTTATAAAAGGTGGAACGCATATAGATGAGAGAGGCACTTTATTGTTTAATAACAGTTTTGACGCAACATCTGTAAAAAGGATTTACACTATTGAACATACCAGTACTTCTTTTATAAGAGGCTGGATGGGGCATGAGGTAGAGCATCGCTGGTTTACAGTATTACAGGGATGTTTTAAGATAGATGTACTTGCTATAACTGATTGGCAACAACCCGATCTGCGACCGGAAAAAGCTGTTACGTTTATTTTGGAAGCAGAATCTCTTGATGTATTGCATATTCCTCCCGGACATCTGTTTAGCCTTCAGGCAAAAGAAAGCCCTTCCCGTATTCTGGTAATGGCTGATCGTTTATTGGGAGCTGATAATGATGAACATCGTTACCCTGCTGAAGCGGGCAGGGTGTAA
- a CDS encoding penicillin-binding transpeptidase domain-containing protein, with product MKKIAGLPGWRNNRCASGIILVISSILLYSCTQNNVKKDDSLKKYFDENHLTGCFALLDNGTGEFTVYNLARYRDSAYLPASTFKIANSLIGLQTGIISSDSMVIPWDGIQRPVAEWNKDLNMYQAFRVSAVPYYQEVARRIGKDTMQYWLDSLHYGSGKKDTLFRIRSAIDTFWLDNTLKITPDENLGFVKKLYFNELPFFKLYQEKVKHAMLFEDNANYKLAYKTGWGTTDKDHALGWVVGWIEENRHPYFFVLNVESPDPDYDMSTVRLRMLKAILKQLGFFEGKM from the coding sequence ATGAAGAAGATAGCTGGTTTGCCCGGATGGAGGAACAATAGATGCGCGTCAGGTATAATATTGGTCATCAGTTCAATATTATTATACTCCTGTACACAAAACAATGTAAAAAAAGACGATTCCCTTAAAAAATATTTTGATGAGAACCATTTGACCGGTTGTTTTGCGCTGCTGGACAACGGAACCGGCGAGTTTACGGTTTATAACCTGGCCCGTTATCGCGATAGTGCTTACCTGCCGGCCAGCACCTTTAAAATTGCTAATTCCCTCATTGGCCTGCAGACAGGTATTATTTCAAGCGATAGTATGGTCATTCCCTGGGACGGTATACAACGGCCCGTAGCGGAGTGGAACAAAGACCTGAACATGTACCAGGCTTTTCGTGTATCTGCAGTTCCCTATTACCAGGAGGTGGCCCGCCGTATCGGGAAAGATACGATGCAATACTGGCTGGATTCTCTGCATTACGGTTCCGGTAAAAAAGATACTTTATTCAGGATCAGATCCGCTATTGATACCTTCTGGCTGGATAATACACTAAAGATCACTCCCGATGAAAATCTGGGCTTTGTAAAGAAACTGTACTTTAATGAGCTGCCCTTTTTCAAATTATACCAGGAAAAAGTAAAACATGCCATGTTGTTTGAAGACAATGCCAACTATAAGCTGGCTTATAAGACCGGTTGGGGCACCACAGATAAAGATCATGCCCTGGGCTGGGTGGTTGGCTGGATCGAAGAGAACCGGCATCCCTATTTCTTTGTGCTGAACGTAGAGTCGCCCGATCCTGATTATGACATGAGCACTGTACGATTGAGAATGCTGAAAGCTATTTTAAAACAATTGGGCTTTTTTGAAGGAAAAATGTAA
- a CDS encoding tyrosine-protein phosphatase, producing the protein MDYTLVKTDMHSHLLPGIDDGAPDLETSIMLIRRFKELGYTKLITTPHILWDLYKNTPDIIENKLELVRNALKENQIDIEITAAAEYFLDDHMTELLQKKEKLLTIKENQVLTEFSTMHKALSMKESLFDVQMAGYQPILAHPERYVYLYKKWDFFHEIKDNGVLFQLNLLSLTGGYGSRVQEIAQYLLDNDFYTFVGTDLHHEGHMSRLQSLQIPEKLQNLLTGDRLLNKAL; encoded by the coding sequence ATGGATTACACATTGGTAAAAACCGATATGCATTCTCATTTGCTGCCGGGCATTGATGATGGGGCGCCTGATCTGGAAACATCAATAATGTTGATCCGCCGGTTTAAGGAACTGGGATATACCAAGCTCATTACAACCCCTCATATTCTGTGGGACCTGTATAAAAATACGCCTGATATTATAGAAAACAAGCTGGAACTGGTGCGTAATGCATTAAAAGAGAACCAGATTGATATTGAAATTACTGCTGCCGCGGAATATTTTCTGGACGATCATATGACGGAACTGCTGCAGAAAAAGGAAAAATTACTGACGATCAAAGAAAACCAGGTGCTAACAGAATTTTCCACCATGCACAAGGCCCTGTCTATGAAAGAAAGCCTTTTTGATGTTCAGATGGCCGGCTATCAGCCGATCCTGGCGCACCCTGAACGTTATGTTTATCTTTATAAAAAATGGGATTTCTTTCATGAAATAAAGGATAATGGTGTGCTTTTCCAGTTGAACCTGCTGTCTTTAACAGGTGGATATGGAAGCCGTGTGCAGGAAATTGCCCAGTACCTGCTGGATAATGATTTTTACACCTTTGTTGGAACAGATCTGCATCATGAAGGGCATATGAGCCGTCTTCAGTCATTACAAATTCCGGAAAAGCTTCAGAACCTGTTAACAGGCGATCGTCTTTTAAATAAAGCACTTTAA
- the rfbB gene encoding dTDP-glucose 4,6-dehydratase, with the protein MSKTIIITGGAGFIGSHVVRLFVTKYPDYKIINLDALTYAGNLENLKDIEQQPNYIFEKANIVNAEEVAALFKKYQPDGVIHLAAESHVDRSITSPLDFVYTNVIGTVNLLNAAKELWKDHYEGKRFHHVSTDEVYGALGATGLFTEETKYDPHSPYSASKAASDHFVYAYSDTYGLPVVLTNCSNNYGPNHFPEKLIPLMIHNIINNKPLPVYGDGKYTRDWLYVIDHARAIDLVFHKGKNGEKYNVGGFNEWQNIDLVKLLCKQMDEKLGRPAGTSEQLITFVKDRPGHDLRYAIDATRINKELGWAPSVTFEEGLSRTIDWFLENKEWLNNVTSGEYQQYYKKQYAD; encoded by the coding sequence ATGTCAAAGACAATCATCATTACCGGGGGAGCCGGATTTATAGGATCGCATGTGGTGCGCCTGTTCGTAACAAAATATCCAGATTATAAGATTATTAATCTGGATGCGCTCACCTATGCAGGTAACCTTGAAAATTTAAAAGATATAGAGCAGCAGCCGAATTATATTTTTGAAAAAGCCAATATTGTCAATGCAGAAGAAGTAGCAGCGCTATTTAAAAAATACCAGCCGGATGGGGTCATTCACCTGGCCGCCGAAAGTCACGTGGACCGCTCTATTACCTCGCCACTGGATTTTGTTTACACCAACGTGATCGGCACGGTCAACCTTTTGAATGCGGCAAAGGAATTGTGGAAAGACCATTACGAGGGCAAGCGGTTTCACCATGTGTCTACGGATGAAGTATATGGGGCATTAGGTGCAACCGGGTTATTTACAGAGGAAACCAAATATGACCCGCACTCCCCGTATTCTGCTTCCAAAGCGGCTTCTGATCACTTTGTATACGCCTATTCGGATACCTATGGATTACCCGTTGTACTAACCAACTGTTCCAATAATTACGGCCCCAACCACTTTCCTGAAAAGCTGATACCGCTGATGATCCACAATATCATCAATAATAAACCCCTGCCGGTGTATGGCGATGGGAAGTATACCCGCGACTGGCTGTATGTGATTGACCACGCCCGTGCCATTGACCTGGTGTTCCATAAAGGTAAAAACGGGGAAAAATATAATGTAGGAGGCTTTAATGAATGGCAGAATATTGACCTGGTAAAACTGCTGTGTAAGCAAATGGATGAAAAACTGGGCCGGCCTGCCGGAACCAGTGAGCAGCTGATCACTTTTGTAAAGGACCGGCCTGGTCATGATCTGCGTTATGCCATTGACGCTACCAGGATCAATAAGGAACTGGGGTGGGCCCCTTCCGTAACCTTTGAAGAAGGGCTTTCCAGAACCATTGACTGGTTCCTGGAAAATAAAGAGTGGCTGAACAATGTAACCAGCGGGGAGTATCAGCAGTATTATAAGAAACAATATGCAGACTAA
- a CDS encoding acyltransferase family protein, which translates to MKIRYRSLDVFRGATVCLMILVNNPGSWAHIYAPLEHAPWHGLTPTDLVFPFFLFAVGNALSFVIPRLQQAGPAEFWKKVIKRTLMIFGIGLFLNWYPFVRWNEGSLQFIRWVSSPTSGVRIFGVLQRIAVCYFFASVIVYYLKPRAAYFLCLILLLAYWALCILGNPSDPYSLNGWFGTNVDKAILHIPHMYKGEGVPFDPEGIASTMAAIVQIVFGYFVGIYIRNSSAEIPKDLTDKNDYRNPMFKMLTVLFVAAVGLLVTGFCWDMVFPVNKKIWTSSYTVYTTGLALLTLCVMIYFIEIKGSRGFLASFFEVFGKNPLFIFALSAFFPKTAALFKTKDGVTPWNWLYTKVLVHTPGAKENGSLLYAICVILLMWAIAWWMDKRKIYIKV; encoded by the coding sequence ATGAAGATTCGATACCGATCGCTTGATGTTTTCAGGGGCGCCACGGTTTGTTTGATGATCCTGGTAAATAACCCCGGAAGCTGGGCTCATATTTATGCTCCTTTAGAACATGCTCCCTGGCACGGGCTTACTCCCACAGACCTTGTTTTTCCCTTTTTCCTGTTTGCGGTGGGCAATGCGCTCTCCTTTGTAATTCCCCGTTTACAACAGGCCGGCCCTGCGGAATTCTGGAAAAAGGTGATCAAAAGAACCCTGATGATCTTTGGAATCGGGCTTTTTCTGAACTGGTATCCCTTTGTCCGGTGGAATGAGGGTTCGCTGCAATTCATCAGGTGGGTCAGCAGTCCTACAAGCGGGGTCCGGATCTTCGGGGTGCTGCAGCGTATTGCTGTCTGCTACTTTTTTGCATCGGTTATTGTATACTATCTGAAACCCAGGGCGGCTTATTTCCTTTGCCTGATATTGCTTTTAGCCTACTGGGCGCTGTGTATACTGGGTAACCCATCGGACCCTTACAGCCTTAACGGATGGTTTGGCACCAATGTAGATAAAGCCATCCTGCATATACCTCACATGTATAAAGGGGAGGGGGTGCCTTTTGACCCTGAAGGGATCGCAAGCACAATGGCTGCTATTGTGCAGATCGTTTTCGGGTATTTTGTAGGAATATATATCAGGAACAGCAGTGCTGAAATACCAAAAGACCTGACCGATAAGAACGACTACCGCAACCCGATGTTCAAAATGCTGACCGTTTTGTTTGTAGCGGCTGTTGGCCTACTGGTAACAGGTTTTTGCTGGGATATGGTCTTTCCTGTCAATAAAAAAATATGGACCAGTTCTTATACGGTATACACAACGGGGTTAGCCCTCCTGACCCTTTGTGTAATGATCTACTTTATTGAAATAAAAGGCAGCAGGGGGTTCCTGGCCAGTTTTTTCGAGGTGTTTGGCAAAAACCCTCTTTTCATTTTTGCATTAAGCGCCTTTTTCCCAAAAACTGCTGCCCTGTTTAAAACGAAAGACGGAGTAACACCCTGGAACTGGCTCTATACAAAAGTACTGGTACATACACCCGGCGCCAAAGAAAATGGTTCGCTGCTTTATGCCATCTGTGTGATCCTGCTGATGTGGGCCATTGCCTGGTGGATGGATAAAAGAAAGATCTATATTAAAGTATAG
- a CDS encoding UDP-glucuronic acid decarboxylase family protein, with product MKKKVLITGAAGFLGSHLCDKFIAEGYKVIGMDNLITGDLKNLEHLFANPDFEFYHHDVTKYIHIPGQLDYILHFASPASPIDYLKIPIQTLKVGAMGTHNCLGLAKDKGARMLVASTSEVYGDPLVHPQTEEYWGNVNPVGPRGVYDEAKRYMESITMAYHTFHKVDTRIVRIFNTYGPRMRLNDGRALPAFIGQALRGENITVFGDGSQTRSFCFVSDLVEGIYRLLLSNYALPVNIGNPNEISLKDFAEEVLALTGNAVKIVYKPLPVDDPKQRQPDITKAKTLLNWEPEVSRKEGLQRTYDYFKSLPSEEWYKQPKEFVSNK from the coding sequence ATGAAGAAAAAAGTTTTAATAACCGGGGCCGCCGGTTTTCTAGGGTCGCATCTTTGTGACAAATTTATTGCAGAAGGGTATAAGGTTATTGGAATGGACAATCTGATAACCGGCGATTTAAAGAATCTGGAACATTTGTTTGCCAATCCTGATTTTGAATTTTACCACCATGATGTAACCAAATACATCCATATTCCCGGACAACTGGACTATATACTGCATTTTGCTTCGCCTGCAAGCCCGATCGACTATTTGAAAATACCTATCCAGACACTAAAGGTGGGCGCCATGGGTACCCATAACTGTCTGGGCCTTGCCAAGGATAAAGGTGCACGGATGCTGGTGGCTTCTACCAGTGAAGTATATGGGGATCCGCTGGTGCACCCGCAAACAGAGGAATACTGGGGAAATGTGAACCCGGTAGGCCCCCGCGGGGTCTATGACGAGGCAAAGCGATATATGGAATCTATAACAATGGCATATCATACATTTCATAAAGTAGATACGCGTATTGTGCGCATCTTTAATACCTATGGCCCCCGTATGCGGCTAAACGACGGGCGGGCGCTCCCGGCCTTTATAGGACAGGCTTTAAGAGGTGAAAATATTACCGTTTTTGGCGACGGATCTCAAACCCGCAGTTTTTGCTTTGTTTCTGATCTTGTAGAAGGCATTTACAGGCTGCTGTTAAGCAATTATGCATTACCGGTAAATATTGGCAATCCCAATGAAATTTCCCTGAAGGATTTTGCTGAAGAAGTACTGGCCCTGACCGGCAATGCCGTCAAAATTGTTTATAAACCTCTGCCGGTTGACGATCCCAAACAGCGGCAACCAGACATTACGAAGGCAAAAACACTATTGAACTGGGAACCTGAAGTTTCCAGGAAAGAGGGCCTGCAAAGAACATATGATTATTTTAAAAGCCTTCCTTCTGAAGAATGGTACAAACAACCTAAAGAGTTCGTTAGTAACAAATAA
- the rfbA gene encoding glucose-1-phosphate thymidylyltransferase RfbA has protein sequence MKGIILAGGSGTRLYPITKAISKQLMPVYDKPMIYYPLSVLMMAGIREVLIITTPEDQAGFQRLLGDGRKIGCRFEYAVQEVPNGLAQAFVIGADFVGKDKVALVLGDNIFYGVGLGSQLKKLTDIDGGYVFAYPVSDPERYGVVEFDENRVARSIEEKPADPKSNYAVPGLYFYDNSVLEIARNLQPSPRGEYEITDVNKEYLRQNRLHVAVLDRGTAWLDTGTFDSLTDASEFVRVIEKRQGMKIGCIEEIAYRNGFINKEQLNLLADELVKSGYGAYLKKVK, from the coding sequence ATGAAAGGTATCATACTCGCAGGTGGATCGGGCACCCGGCTATACCCGATCACAAAAGCCATCAGCAAGCAATTAATGCCTGTTTATGATAAGCCCATGATCTATTACCCGCTTTCGGTGCTGATGATGGCAGGTATCCGGGAAGTGCTCATCATTACCACGCCGGAAGACCAGGCCGGTTTTCAGCGGTTGCTGGGCGATGGCAGGAAGATCGGTTGCCGGTTTGAATATGCCGTGCAGGAGGTGCCCAATGGCCTGGCACAGGCCTTTGTCATCGGTGCTGATTTTGTAGGTAAAGACAAAGTAGCGCTGGTGCTGGGCGATAATATTTTTTATGGAGTGGGATTGGGGTCACAACTGAAAAAACTGACCGATATAGATGGCGGTTATGTATTTGCCTACCCCGTATCGGACCCGGAGCGGTATGGTGTGGTGGAGTTTGATGAGAACAGGGTGGCAAGATCTATTGAAGAAAAGCCGGCCGATCCTAAATCCAATTATGCAGTGCCCGGCCTGTATTTTTATGACAACTCGGTGCTGGAAATTGCCCGGAACCTGCAACCTTCCCCGCGGGGTGAATACGAGATCACTGATGTGAATAAAGAGTACCTGCGGCAAAACCGATTGCATGTAGCAGTACTGGACAGGGGCACGGCCTGGCTGGATACCGGCACTTTTGATTCGCTTACGGATGCATCGGAATTTGTGCGGGTGATCGAAAAAAGGCAGGGCATGAAAATAGGCTGTATTGAGGAAATCGCTTACCGGAACGGTTTTATCAATAAAGAGCAGCTGAATTTACTGGCAGATGAACTGGTCAAAAGTGGCTATGGCGCCTATTTAAAAAAAGTGAAGTAA
- a CDS encoding VWA domain-containing protein: MHFEFQYIYFIWLATAVLLFLVLFAAVKKWKRKTIKKIGEPALVKSMIRGYSPFRFNFKFFLLCLSFLLGVFCVMSLRKPGGDDGIKRAGIDVVFVLDLSKSMLAQDVKPSRLLLAKQFISQMMDAMPDNRVGLVWFAGKAFIQMPISADHGSAQMYVDDASPDVVPVKGTVIGDALEQSLKSFGEREAKYKAVILISDGEDHDEKALKLSKELATHGLMVNTVGIGSPEGSFIPDDSTGGNKLDPATGAPVISKLNQKELQEIAANTKGVYVHLTDINAAVKAINAQLAQIDKKVSADTSLMSFSYYFWVFATAMVLLLITEQLLPDGKKVKET; this comes from the coding sequence ATGCATTTTGAATTTCAATACATCTATTTTATCTGGCTGGCAACAGCGGTCCTGCTTTTTCTGGTATTGTTTGCTGCCGTAAAAAAATGGAAGCGCAAAACCATAAAAAAAATAGGTGAGCCCGCGCTTGTAAAGTCCATGATCAGGGGATACAGCCCCTTCCGGTTCAATTTCAAATTCTTTTTGCTCTGTTTATCCTTTTTACTGGGCGTTTTTTGTGTGATGAGCCTTAGAAAGCCCGGCGGAGACGATGGCATAAAAAGAGCGGGAATTGATGTGGTTTTTGTCCTGGACCTCAGCAAGAGCATGCTGGCACAGGATGTAAAACCCAGCCGGTTGCTGTTGGCTAAACAATTTATCAGTCAAATGATGGATGCCATGCCTGATAACCGTGTGGGGCTTGTGTGGTTTGCCGGAAAGGCATTTATACAAATGCCCATTAGTGCAGATCACGGGTCGGCCCAGATGTATGTAGACGATGCTTCCCCGGATGTGGTTCCTGTAAAGGGAACGGTAATCGGCGATGCCCTGGAACAAAGCCTTAAATCTTTTGGAGAACGGGAAGCAAAATACAAAGCAGTGATCCTGATCTCCGACGGGGAAGATCACGACGAAAAAGCACTGAAGCTGTCAAAGGAATTAGCCACACATGGCTTAATGGTGAACACGGTTGGCATCGGATCCCCGGAAGGCAGCTTTATTCCGGACGATTCCACAGGCGGAAATAAGCTGGATCCGGCAACCGGGGCACCTGTTATTTCAAAGCTCAATCAAAAGGAACTGCAGGAAATTGCGGCCAATACAAAGGGCGTGTATGTGCACCTGACCGATATCAATGCCGCTGTTAAAGCAATCAATGCCCAGTTGGCGCAAATTGACAAAAAAGTATCCGCAGATACCAGCCTCATGAGCTTTAGCTATTACTTTTGGGTATTTGCAACTGCAATGGTATTATTATTGATCACAGAGCAGTTGCTGCCCGATGGCAAAAAAGTAAAAGAAACATGA
- a CDS encoding acyltransferase — translation MSAASFFAHPSAIIDEGCSIGEGTKIWHFSHIMSGCSIGANCSFGQNVMVASNVVLGNNVRVQNNVSIYEGVICEDDVFLGPSMVFTNVINPRSAISRKHQYRPTLVQKGASVGANATIVCGNTIGAYAFIGAGAVVTKDVPAYALMTGNPARQTGWMSEYGHKLEFNENGSAVCPESGALYQLKEGRVFKQEE, via the coding sequence ATGTCTGCAGCCTCGTTTTTTGCGCATCCTTCTGCTATTATTGATGAGGGGTGTAGTATTGGTGAAGGAACAAAGATCTGGCATTTTTCACACATCATGTCCGGATGCTCCATTGGTGCCAATTGCAGTTTTGGGCAAAATGTAATGGTGGCATCCAATGTGGTGCTTGGCAATAATGTACGGGTGCAGAACAATGTGTCTATTTATGAAGGAGTGATCTGTGAAGACGATGTATTCCTGGGCCCCAGTATGGTGTTTACAAATGTGATTAATCCACGCAGTGCTATCAGCCGGAAACATCAGTACCGGCCGACTCTTGTTCAAAAGGGAGCATCTGTCGGGGCTAACGCCACGATCGTTTGCGGTAATACAATAGGAGCGTATGCTTTTATAGGGGCTGGTGCCGTGGTTACAAAAGATGTACCTGCCTATGCATTGATGACCGGGAATCCGGCCCGGCAAACCGGCTGGATGAGCGAATATGGCCACAAGCTGGAATTTAATGAAAACGGAAGCGCTGTTTGCCCGGAAAGCGGAGCCCTTTATCAATTAAAAGAAGGCAGGGTCTTTAAACAGGAAGAATAG